Genomic segment of Nostoc sp. TCL240-02:
GTGAGGCGGTGACTGCATAATACTTAGGTATTGGGCAGGGGGGCGCACACAGTGTGCGCCCATGATGGGATGTTTTTTATCGGAAGTAGGGGCGCAAGGCCTTGCGCCTCTACAAAAGTACAAATAATTTTGGGTAATTTATTTTTTGGAAATCCCTTAATAAACTAAGCAGAACGATATAAAAGTCTCTATAGAACCCATTTGACATCTTATGAGGTTTTCAATATTCCCAAGATCACCATCCTACTAGACCACGGGTATCACCCAGAATATTTGACTCAGGAGTTAGAGCAGATTTACCCGGAGATCATGACCAAAATCCAGTTTCAACTTTCTACGAAACCCTCAAAACAAGAGAAAGCTGCACAAGAAAAATGTGGATTTGTTCCGGCAGTAGCCTTTCGGGGTGATCGAGCGCTCCAATGCTTGGATGGAGCGTTGTAAAATTCTGGTTAAGAACTTTGAACGAACCCTGACTGGTGCCACTACCAAACTCAACCTCTGCTTCATCAGGCTAATGATTAAGAGGCTTGCAGACCCTTCCTAAGATGTCAAATGGTTTCTATATAGATTTGAGGCTATATTTTGTGTTTTCTATCTAAGTCCCATTATTGACACCCTTCAATCCCATCAAATTCGGTCAGGTTTCATCTGCAAGCTAAGACTTGATGGTAGTCAAAATACAAGCGCATCTTCGGCAGTCCTAGATAGCTTTATTGGTAAGCTGAGATTATAGCGATCTCCGATAATAGGCATTAATTGCGATCGCTAACCTCCAAGATCAGCAGACAGAAAAGCAAACAGGGCGACAATGCAAAAACTCCTTTTTAACGATACAGATAGATTTAGAGCGCAGGCCCTATTCCTTGGTAAGGATATTAACTTACAGACATTGGAGAATTACGTTTCCTTGGCGACTATGCCATTAATGGTTACAGTCGGTGAACAGGGCTGTGCGGTACTGCTAGACTATGGCGCAGTTGTCCTGTTTAACCTTGAGCCTGGAGAAAAGGTAGCCTTTTTGACTAAACTATCCTCTCAAATTAGTGGCTCTTTTGCCGAACCGGAGACAGAAGAGGTGGAAATTCATCTCAACATTATAGAGAGTGAGAGAGTTAAGGAAGGAAAAATTTTACTGCATGAATTTAGTGTAGAACGTTTGCAGATAGTGGCTGACATCCTCGCTAAAAGTGTTGTGCTGTCTCATTATGAAACTAGCCTAGCGACTGTATTCGATCAAATTGAACCGTTTGCAGCTAGTCTCCAGCGTGAACACAGGGAAAGACGGCAAAGTCGGGAATTACTACGTCAACTTGGGACTGCGCTGTTAGTTCAACATAAAATTGTGGGTCGAGTTGAGATCATCGATAAGCCAGAATTGCTCTGGGAATCCCCACAGCTAGAAAACTTATATCTGCGCTTAGAGGATGAATACGAAATTCGTGAGCGTCACAATGCTTTGGAACGCAAACTAGAGCTAATTACCCAAACTGCACAAACAGTCTTAGAGTTCATGCAGCATAGCAGTAGCCAACGAGTAGAGTGGTATGTGGTGATTTTAATTGTGGTAGAAATTCTGCTGTCACTGTACGACATCATTTTCAAAGGCTAAGGTTAAATTAGAGTTATTTGTAAATCAAAAATGCTTACTGCGAAGGGTTTTTGGGGATTCAGATTCATCAATAGGCGCTAAAATATTAAAAATTGGTTTTTGTGTAAGGTAAATTAACTTTTAGTGAAATTTCTGATTTACATCCACTTCCACTAATATGTACTCGTAAACAAAAAATTTAAATTTTTCCTACTCGCACCATGACATATAGCTATTCTTTGGGTAAGCAACAAATGCCCCTAAATACTAAGTCTGCTTGAAGAGATAGGATCTATTATAAAAGTAGAATTTTAGGAGTAAACCTCTGTCTTTACAACTTATTACCGTTCCCCCCGAAACTTCTCAACCCGCCACAGGGTTAATTGTGACTTTGCATGGTTGGGGAGCTAATGCTGAGGATGTTGCATCTTTGCTACCCTTGCTCAATTTACCTGATTACCAGTTTATATTACCCAATGCACCTTATCCTTATCCCTATTCCCCTATAGGGAGGGCATGGTATGACCTGCGGGTGGAAAATATGTATGAAGGATTGATAGAAAGTCGGAAACTGCTAATAGATTTTTTGCAATCTTTAGAAAGTACCACTGGCATACCTTTGTCACGCACTATTTTAAGTGGATTTTCTCAAGGCGGAGCAATGACTTTAGATGTAGGCTCAAAATTGCCACTAGCAGGCTTAGTTGTGATGAGCGGGTATTTACATCCCGATGCACTAACGGCAGATCAAAGAGATATTCCGCCGACTTTAATCAGTCACGGTAAATATGATGAAGTTGTTCCACTGCAAGCTGCTTTAAAGGCACGAGACACTTTAAAATCTCTTGGAGTGGCGGCAGAATACCATGAATTTGACATGGGGCATGAAATAAATCCACAAACGTTAAAGGTGCTGCGGAATTTTGTTGTAAATACAATTAGCTAGTCAGAATTACGAATTTTTTATAAATTCTGGTATAAATGCTGAAAATTTTCACGAAATCCATGCCTTCTAATGAGTAATATATATAGGGTGGCTGCGTTCAGCGCAACTTAACCCATGCTGAAAGCGAGTGCTGCATAAGGGAGGGGCGAGCATTATGACAACTCTAAGCATTTCCAGGAAAGAAATTGCTGCCATAACTGCAGCAGAAGTAGAAGAACTGGCTACACGTCTGGATCTGGATAATTACAGTAATGCTTTTGATGGTTTAAATGATTGGCATCTATTACGAGCGATCGCATTTCAGCGTCCAGAGTTAGTTGAACCCTATATCTACCTCTTAGACTTGGAACCTTACGATGAAGCGTAGTTGAGAGTTAGGAGAGACGCAATGAATCGCGTCTGTACAGGAGTTAGGAGTTGGCAATTAATATTCGTAACTACTTGCTCCTAAATTACTACTTACTCCTAACTTTTTACCATGACTAATCCAAAATTGAACAGGGTTCTAATAGGTGTAGGTGGCGGTATCGCCGCCTACAAAATTTGTGAATTGGTTTCAACACTGTTTAAAACTGGGGTCGAAGTCCGAGTTATCCTCACCCGTTCGGCGCAAGAATTTATCACGCCTCTGACTTTAGCCACCCTATCTCGTCATCCCGCCTACACAGATGATGATTTCTGGAAACCAACTCACTCTCGTCCCTTGCATATTGAGTTGGGTGAATGGGCAGATGTTATGGTAATTGCCCCCTTGACGGCTAATACATTAGCCAAGCTAGCATTCGGCATGGCTGATAATTTACTTACAAATACCGTGCTGGCTTCTACTTGTCCCATACTGTTAGCACCCGCAATGAATACGGATATGTGGGAACAGCTATCGGTGCAACGAAATTGGCAACAGCTATTAGTCGATCGCCGATATCATGGAATGAATACAGCATCGGGTTTATTAGCGTGCGATCGCATCGGTGCTGGTAGATTAGCAGAACCTCCAGAAATTTTGGCTCACATCCAATCGTTATTACACACTCAAGGTAAACGAGATTTAGTAGGTAAACGAGTGTTAATTAGTGCTGGGGGAACGCGAGAGTTTCTTGACCCAGTAAGGTTTATTGGTAATCCTTCCACAGGTAAAATGGGATTAGCTTTAGCACAAGCCGCATTTCACCGAGGAGCAAACGTCACTTTGGTACATGGCCCAGCTAATTGGGATGCACCATTGGGAGTACAAGCGATTCCCGTTGTTAGTGCCGAGCAAATGCAGCACGCCATGCTGGAATATTTACCCAACGCTGATGTAATTGTCATGTCAGCAGCCGTGGCAGATGTGAAGCCAAAAGATTATAGTACAGAAAAATTGCCCAAGCGATCGCTCCCCCAAGCCTTACCCCTAGAACCAGTACCGGATATAGTCGCCCAATTAGCACAACTTAAACAACCGCATCAGATATTAATTGGCTTTGCTGCACAAACTGGTGATATTGTCAAGCCTGCATTAGAAAAGTTACAGAGTAAAAAACTAGATGCTATTGTTGCCAATCCCATCGATCAACCTGATAGTGGTTTTGGGAGCGATAATAATCAAGCAATATTTTTAGATAGTCAGGGAAATCAGCTAGCGATCGCACTTTGTTCTAAATTAGAAATGGCCCATCATTTATTTGATTTTGTTCTATTTTGACTAAGTTATCTAATCCTTAGTTCTCCAATCCTCAGCACCGTGCCAAGACACAAAAATTTCTTTTTGCGTTTTGTTAGTGTATTGACATTTTGAGTTACATCATTTAGCGTAAACAACAATTGATGTAAAAATATTCGATTACACTTATGTACTTTGAGGACGTGCGTCAGTGGCAGGGAACTGCGGAGGCTCTGACAAAGGAGCTAAAACGCCAGATTGAACAGCTTGAACTGTCTATAGAATCACCTGCGCTGCGTACCGTTCGGTCGTGGAGAGCAAAACAACTTTTATCACAACCCAAAGGACAAGAATTTGGCTTTCGTCAGGTTTTGGAGGGTTTGGCAACTGCTCTCTTATTAAAGAAAGGTTGGACACTTGCGGCGATCGCTCAAGTTTTGCCATCCTTTGGTGAAGATACTTTAGAGAGGCAAATTATTGCAGAGACTCAAGGTCAAGATCCAACATGGCTACCTGCAATTTCAGCAACTTCTTTGCCTTTACCTACAGGACACCGCCCAGCGAGGGATCTGGCTGAAGATGCTGTGATGTTACTTGCTCAGGGAATTCTTCGCCAATACGATCGGGTTCTCCCAGGTCGAGAGATTATGCGCCAAGAAGATAGTACGCTGCCACCAGAACTCTATCAAGCAATGTGCAAATTGGGTCGTCTATATATTGAAGAAGGATTAAGCGATCGCGCTGCCTGTGTGCATACTGTTTTAGATAATGCTCGATACCCTCTTGGTTGCGATCGTTGGCAGTTAGGGGTTTTTAACCAATCAGACTTTCGGTTTTCTAGCGTTACCTTAATTGATCCAGATTTACGAGTACCCACCTCAGACTGTGCAGAGATTGCCAATCTGAGCGGGGCTTTTGGTGAAGACAATGTGATTGAGCATCGCTTATATACTCAGTTATGCGAAGCAACTGAACGATTGGGTGGTCGTCGTCAACACAAAGCTTACACCGCGCTACGACAGTTATTTGGCAGGTACTCTCTGATAGGAGAACGGCAGCTATTAGACTACTTGGTTGAAAATGACTTGACCCCTTTACAGCGAATGATCGTTGAAAATTTCTTCAACTTAGTGCCAGATATCTGGCTAGTTGACGGACTAGCACATCGCTGCGCCCACTGTGGCACACTGATGCGATCGCATCCCAACAAAAAACTTTTTTCACAAGGGCGGTGTCCAATTCGCCAGTGCATTGGCCACAACTCACCAAAAGTATCTGAAAAACTAGATCCCAAAGACATTTTACTAATTGCCGAGCCACGAATTCTTACCTACTGGACAGGCCCAGCAATTGACGAATTAGCCATTTTTGATACAGCTAGACAAAATAAGCTCAATGCTGAACTTTACCCGGAGTCGGATTTATGCGATGTGGCAATTAACGAACGAGCAATTGGAATTGATGCCAAATCTTACACAAGTCCAGTGACTTTGGCTTTGCGTCTCAATCGTAGTATTGGCGGGCTGATTCACTATCGCCGCCGCATTCTTGCTGTGAGCGATCGCTTAATCGAGGATAACCCAAGCTACATTTCTACCCTCATTTCAACACTAGATAAAAAGGGCGATCCCGCTAGTTTAGAAATTATGTCGGTTTCCTCTGTAATTGATTTTTTAAAGAAGATGCCTTATGCGAACCAAACCTGATTTTTGGAAAGGTGTAGACCGAATTTGCTGGCTTTGCGTCTTAATGGAGGAATTTATTGATACTAATTCACTGGAGTACGCGCCAGTAATTATGTCAGGCATGGCCAGCATTTTAAATGCAGCTGTATTAGAGAAAGCCCGTCAAGCTATTTTCAATATGCGGCAGATGTCCCTGACTTTTGTTACACGGCAGTCAGTTCAACACGCAATTGCTCTCTATAACAATCATCATTACTGCAACCACACTAAAGGAGCGTATGAGATTGATACCGAAACACTGCACTTCAAAAGAACAGATCCTTTAGAAGATTCTCAAATTACACAAGCGCGTCAAATTTTAAGTGCCCCTTTGTCATACGATTCGTATGGTTTTACATTTGCCGATCCTCGTCAGGCGATGGCGGTTGCGTTAGGTGAAGAGTCAACCGCCGTGAAGTTAGACATTCCTCGTATAAATGCCCCGATTACTGCACGTCGTACACATTCTCTCAACCGCCAACCAAGAGGAAAAATTCGCATTCCCTTAAGTGAACTGCGCGATCTGGCTATTGAGATGGACGAGCGTGAAAAGCAAGATACTGAGCGACGACGTGGTAACTGGGCAGATCGTTTTGAACGCTTTGACCTCATGATATCGGAAGCTGGAAAAGGTCTGCGGAAAGAAAATGATGTGTTGGAATTAGAAGACATCAAGCATTTAATTGGTTTACCAGGGTCAGGTAAAACAACCATTCTCGTGTTGATAGCTATCTGGTTGGGACTAAATGACTATAAAGCCATGTTTGTGTTTCCCTCGATTGAAGTTGCTAGACAGTACATGGCTGAACTGGCATTTCATCAAGTTAAGGTGGGAATGCTTGTCGGTCAAAGTGATGAAACTCGCCGTCGTCATGCAGACAATATTGCTGAAGCGATCGCAACACGAGGTAATGGTGGCTTTGCTTACACCTTAGAACAGGCAGAAGTTTTTGGGATGAACTGCGTCTTACCAGCCTTTTCAACTGCTGATATGTCCCTGTGGGGGTTTGGTTATGCTCCTTGCAACGAGATATTGCAAGGCGGAGGGAAACAGGGAAAGATGAAGAAATGCCTGTGTCCTTTATGGACAATGTGCGGTCGAAACAAAGCACCGCGAGATTTGTTGGATGCTAATATTTGGGTTGGTCATGTGCGATCGCTCGATACTCAAATATCACCTCATGCGATTCAGGAACAAGTACGATATTTTGAATTAATTGCTCGTACCTTCGATGTAGTTGTTTGCGACGAAGGTGATATGGTGCAGACAGTGTTAGATGGTTATGGGGCAGCAACCTTAAGTATTTCAGGCTCAGAGCGATCCATTCATCGGGTAATTTTAGAACAAATCCATAACCGCTTTGCTGGCAGCGAGAGCCATCGATTATTCGATCGAGATGTAGAACTCTACAGCCGTGACTCGGCAGAATTTGGTAGCTATAATACTTCCTTAATTACCACCCTTCAGAATATGTCTAAGTCGCGGGTGGGAGAACGCTACGAAAATCAATTGCTAACTGTATTACGGATTGTTAGCGAACTATTGAATACTTTAAAGAAATCCTCTCAGCAGAATGACCTTGATGAACAAGAAGCCAAACTAGGCTTTAGCAAAAGTCGAGCGCTGACTGAATTTTGGGAAGCGGCAGCATATAACGCCTTTTATGATCGCACAGGTGTTGAGAACCCTCAAGACTTTAAAGCAGATTTGTGGCCTCGGATTTTAGGCTATAACCGTGAAACCCTTGAAAAACAATGGAAAACTCTCATTAGCCATTTTCGCCGTTACCTGGCTGAAAATCTGATTAAGCGACGTGATGCGATCGTTGAAGAAATTGCTGAATTATTTCTCAAGCTCTGTTTTCCAGATCATTTATCAACAATAGAAGCAGAAGATTTAGCTAAATTACTTATAACTGTTACTTTCGTAATTGTGGGCTACCAGCGAATTGTACCAGGAACTAGAACGATGGTTGCAGAAGGTTTCATTCGTGAACCAATTGTGGAATCAACTGCATCACCAGAACTCCGAAAATTCGTTCCAGAAAGCATTTTAGGTTCATTTTCTGGAGTGCGATACAGTTTTTCCAAAGCACAAACAACACGTACCGCCGCCAGAAATGTGCAATTGTCCTATATTACATTTGTTGGTGCGCCCCGAATGTTAATGCACCGTTTTCATCGGTTGTTAGAGGCAGATGATGGACATCCAAGCCCAGCCGTTTTAATTACCTCGGCAACTTCATTTTTAGAAGCTAGTCCCGCCTACCACATTAACGCTGGCCCGCATTATTTACTAAAACCGCGTCAGTCAGAAAATAAAGCAGAGCAGAGCGTTTATCGTTTCAAATGGTTTCCAGATAGTGAACGTGGTGATGAACCCCTCAAATATAGCGGTGCTGGCGACCTTCAAAAGCGTAATCTTCTGCGAATGGTGAATGCTCTTGTAGGAGGAAGTAAACCTGAAATTTACAAGTCTATGGATAGATTTGATGTTAAGTCTGGTATTCGTCGCAAAGCCGCTTTAGTTGTCAATAGTTATGAACAGGCTCGTTCTATCAAGAAATATATCAATGACTATCATCCTGAAGTTGGTAGACATACAAAAGCAATTGTTCAATCCCTCAGAGATGGAGAACAACCGACAGATTTTGTTACCTCTGCTCAGTGTGAGGCATTAGGAGACGATGAAAACTGTGATATTTTAATTTTTCCCATGTTGGCAATTGGTCGAGGTGTGAACATCGTTTTCACCAAAGGCGAAAGAAAGCTAGATGCGGCAATTGGCTCGATTTACTTCCTGACTCGTCCTCATCCTACCAAGGATGATATGCAGCTTTTGTATAGCTTGGCAGGACGGGCAACACAAGAATTTGATAGTCGAGTTTTTGGTGAAACAGAAGATTTAAATGCGATCGCAACTTCTTGGCAGCAATCAAGGAAAGACTTGTGGCGAACTGCCAATAGATTGTTACGTGAACCCTTAATGGCCAGCCGTTTAGGTCCTGAACTATTCAAATCGTTTACAGCTAATCAAATGGTTGCGATTTTGCAAACAATTGGGCGCGGGATGCGGAATGGATGCCCAGTATCAGTTTACTTTGTGGATGCAGCTTGGGCTAAAAAATCAGCTGAAGGTCAACCCGACTCTGGGCGAGACAGTATGCTGGTGCAAATGCGAATCATTTTAGAAGAATGTGTCAATCATGAAGACCCCGTAATTCGAGAAATTTATCAAGAACTTTATGGCACATTTCTAAAACCTTTACAGCACATTCAAGGAGTAATTTATCCCGATGAACTAAATTCGTTAGAAGAATCTACGGATGAAGATGAAGGTTTTGATGAGTTTTCAACACTATTGGATATGTAAAAATGATTAATAATTTTGATGATGAAATTGAATTGGAAGAAGATTTATTGTCAGAAGAGGAAGACGAAGAAACTGAAGACAGTTTAGTTTCGGATAAGTTTTACATTCAGCAAGGTGCAATTAAATTAATTAAAGAATTTCCTTTAGCTTTCACCGTACCAGATAATCTTGCTCCAATCATAGTAGAAGGTTTTAATCTTACGTGGACAAAAGCAGGTTTGCAATGTCTTGACGAGATTCAACAAGGAGCTAATGTCAAAAATCTTCCTTATGGCTCATTGCGAAATTTCCTACAAGTAGTATTACAAGATGCAACACGAATTGAACCAGAGGTAGGTCTTAGCAAATATGCCTTGAATTATGCTAAAGGCGATCGTATGCTAGAACCTTTTGTTTACCTTACTGGTGGCGATGAAGAAGAAATAAATAAAGTGCTTCGCCCAATTATTAATGATTGGTTCACAAATTCTCTCAAACCATTTGCTGAAAAGGAGGATATATCAATAAAGATTATTGACCGCTTAGAAGATTTGCAAGAAAGGGGAGAGTTAATAAAAGTTTCTCCTTTCAAATCTCAAGTATTACCTTGGGGTTGGAATAAACAGACGGATACAACTCAACCTAAAGATAAATATGACTATCGAATGCTAGCAGATTACGTGGCTCGTCAAATTGCTGGACAAGTTATTTTTCCAGGTTTAGGACCGATGAAACGTGTTATTTTCAGCAATGGTACATTTACCTCTGGTATTGCAGAACTGATTACTGATCCGATTACCTTACCTGACAAAAAAGGTAAGTTCAGTTTTCTAGTAAGTTTAGAAGTCATTACTTATCCATCTTTACATCAACCTTTATTACAAGTTAAAGTTTCCAAACGTCGCTGGTTTACTCAATTAAAAGCCCCCAAATACGACCGCAGAAATATTAGTGGTTTCATATTTTCTCAAGAGCATACAGATCGTGCATTTAGCTACCAAGTAAAATGCGAACAAGACAAAAGTAACAAAAAAGGTAAAAATAAAAAGCAAGAGGAGATAAAATTGATTTGGAAAACAGATAAAGATTTTGAAATTTTGCGGAGAGAGTTGAATTTGGGGTCATCTTGTGATGGTCAACAAATCGCTCTAGGTTTAGCTTCCACTGATAGCTGTGAGGTACTTCTTACTTACCGTAATGGACTTCAAGATAATTCAGAAGACGACGAAGAAACTTCAGAAAAATACGGTATTGAAACAGGTGTACCAGAAATTGATAAATTAGATGCGTTTGAAGCGATCGCTAAAATTCTTAAACCATTAGGAATCGAAATATTCGATGGTTACACAGAAGTACCATCTAGGCATAAACCAGATGATACAGCATCGCGGATGATTAATCTTCCTACACTGCTTGGTGGTGTTTTGGAAGCTCTTGAAACAAATACCAACTTGGAATTTACCCCGAAATATCTTGATCAACTCAACGATAAACAAATTGATGATTTGCTAAGTAAATATTTTGGCATTCGTTTAGAAGAGATTGATTGGGGAAGAAAAGCTCTTCAATTCAAAGGACGCACAAAGAATCAAACTGATGAACTTCAAGGCATTATTCAGGCAAACCAAACAGCGATGCAGCGATTGTATCCTAATGAACGACCCTTATTATTTATCTTTTATGAAGCTCATTTACAAACAGAAGCAGAACTATTGCAGAAGGTTACTCAACTTTTGTGGGGCGATACACTTCAAATAGAAATTAATCGCTTGCCAGAAAATACTCACGGGCCAAGAGAGATTTTATCAGGAAATGAGTTGAAAGCCAAAGAGCGATCGCGTGAGCGAATTAAGAAATGGGAATCTACTGCAAAACAGATTGAAAAGCTCAACCAGCCAACTTTCTGCGTAATCATGGCGCGGAAGTTTTACCCAGATCCTACTGGACAAAAAACTGCTAAACCTGATGATAAGGTTAATAAACCCTCTACTCGCAAAGCATTAGCAATGGCTGGTGCTGGTGTGCAGTTTCTACTACCTATTGAAAAGACACGAAAAACAAATCGTCTGAAACTCGCAGACTTTTTCCATCGGATGCAGTCAGCATTAAAAGATTTAATCTTTGCTCATTCTGGTCGTATTGATGATATCAAAGAAAAAGTTGATAAGTACCTGCAAAATATTCCACTAGAAGCTAGTCCAAAAGAAATTATTGTAATTACAATCGTCCGTAAACAAAAGGGTCGTGTTCGTGGCAAAATTGAAAGTACATTTTTACCAATAGCAATCCGCATCAATGTGGATACAGGTAAATGTGAGTTTTGCTGTGCTTATGAGAGAGGTAATTTAGTAATCAGTCCGTGGGCTAGTTTTTCTGATGCGCGAGCTTTTATTGCTGAACTTACTCCCATCAAACTGGCTGATAAAGAAGAGGTACGCAAGACTCGATTCATGAAATTTGTGAAACAGCTTGTTTCCAATTCTGTGGAAGAAAAAGCGCAACCCTTAGTGTTAATTGATTCTTCCAACTGTGTCCAACTATGGTCTTGGCTTAAAGATGTTGAGATTAATGCTAATCAAATTAACTTTGGTCAGCAGCATCAACATATGCAAGAAGAATGGCAAGGCGCACGTTTAATTCGCATTCGCCAAGAACTTGCTCCTGGCATTATTGAGAAAAAAACCAGACATTTAATAGAGACTTCTGTAGAAGATACTAGAACTAAAGAGGAACTAAATAAACTGCC
This window contains:
- a CDS encoding alpha/beta hydrolase, producing MTVPPETSQPATGLIVTLHGWGANAEDVASLLPLLNLPDYQFILPNAPYPYPYSPIGRAWYDLRVENMYEGLIESRKLLIDFLQSLESTTGIPLSRTILSGFSQGGAMTLDVGSKLPLAGLVVMSGYLHPDALTADQRDIPPTLISHGKYDEVVPLQAALKARDTLKSLGVAAEYHEFDMGHEINPQTLKVLRNFVVNTIS
- a CDS encoding DUF2555 domain-containing protein; translation: MTTLSISRKEIAAITAAEVEELATRLDLDNYSNAFDGLNDWHLLRAIAFQRPELVEPYIYLLDLEPYDEA
- a CDS encoding RNaseH domain-containing protein — its product is MINNFDDEIELEEDLLSEEEDEETEDSLVSDKFYIQQGAIKLIKEFPLAFTVPDNLAPIIVEGFNLTWTKAGLQCLDEIQQGANVKNLPYGSLRNFLQVVLQDATRIEPEVGLSKYALNYAKGDRMLEPFVYLTGGDEEEINKVLRPIINDWFTNSLKPFAEKEDISIKIIDRLEDLQERGELIKVSPFKSQVLPWGWNKQTDTTQPKDKYDYRMLADYVARQIAGQVIFPGLGPMKRVIFSNGTFTSGIAELITDPITLPDKKGKFSFLVSLEVITYPSLHQPLLQVKVSKRRWFTQLKAPKYDRRNISGFIFSQEHTDRAFSYQVKCEQDKSNKKGKNKKQEEIKLIWKTDKDFEILRRELNLGSSCDGQQIALGLASTDSCEVLLTYRNGLQDNSEDDEETSEKYGIETGVPEIDKLDAFEAIAKILKPLGIEIFDGYTEVPSRHKPDDTASRMINLPTLLGGVLEALETNTNLEFTPKYLDQLNDKQIDDLLSKYFGIRLEEIDWGRKALQFKGRTKNQTDELQGIIQANQTAMQRLYPNERPLLFIFYEAHLQTEAELLQKVTQLLWGDTLQIEINRLPENTHGPREILSGNELKAKERSRERIKKWESTAKQIEKLNQPTFCVIMARKFYPDPTGQKTAKPDDKVNKPSTRKALAMAGAGVQFLLPIEKTRKTNRLKLADFFHRMQSALKDLIFAHSGRIDDIKEKVDKYLQNIPLEASPKEIIVITIVRKQKGRVRGKIESTFLPIAIRINVDTGKCEFCCAYERGNLVISPWASFSDARAFIAELTPIKLADKEEVRKTRFMKFVKQLVSNSVEEKAQPLVLIDSSNCVQLWSWLKDVEINANQINFGQQHQHMQEEWQGARLIRIRQELAPGIIEKKTRHLIETSVEDTRTKEELNKLPPTLKIPSASSATGLFRLSATNQTGCVAYLSVARELPQRKARGQSCYRSTDTLVKQTGLKISQLSKKPPFAGRWPTPNPLEIVVTLRQPEDNPDDLAALVESLRYGFGHYSDWTGLPAPLFFERVVRDYISDFAIADEDIESEQD
- the coaBC gene encoding bifunctional phosphopantothenoylcysteine decarboxylase/phosphopantothenate--cysteine ligase CoaBC, which gives rise to MTNPKLNRVLIGVGGGIAAYKICELVSTLFKTGVEVRVILTRSAQEFITPLTLATLSRHPAYTDDDFWKPTHSRPLHIELGEWADVMVIAPLTANTLAKLAFGMADNLLTNTVLASTCPILLAPAMNTDMWEQLSVQRNWQQLLVDRRYHGMNTASGLLACDRIGAGRLAEPPEILAHIQSLLHTQGKRDLVGKRVLISAGGTREFLDPVRFIGNPSTGKMGLALAQAAFHRGANVTLVHGPANWDAPLGVQAIPVVSAEQMQHAMLEYLPNADVIVMSAAVADVKPKDYSTEKLPKRSLPQALPLEPVPDIVAQLAQLKQPHQILIGFAAQTGDIVKPALEKLQSKKLDAIVANPIDQPDSGFGSDNNQAIFLDSQGNQLAIALCSKLEMAHHLFDFVLF
- a CDS encoding RMD1 family protein, with amino-acid sequence MQKLLFNDTDRFRAQALFLGKDINLQTLENYVSLATMPLMVTVGEQGCAVLLDYGAVVLFNLEPGEKVAFLTKLSSQISGSFAEPETEEVEIHLNIIESERVKEGKILLHEFSVERLQIVADILAKSVVLSHYETSLATVFDQIEPFAASLQREHRERRQSRELLRQLGTALLVQHKIVGRVEIIDKPELLWESPQLENLYLRLEDEYEIRERHNALERKLELITQTAQTVLEFMQHSSSQRVEWYVVILIVVEILLSLYDIIFKG